ACTCGGCCCGAGCATCGCCGACCGTTCGTCTCGGCTGAGCATCGCCCGCTCCACCACCACGGCCGAGCATCTATCGACCTGCCGCGGCGCGCGGGTCCGCTGATCCGACGAAGTGCACCGGAACGGGGCGGAAGATGCGCATCTCCGGACCTTCGTCCGACTATAGTGTCACGTCGAATCGGGAGGGCGCTGACCCGTACGCATCCGCCCGATCCGCATCTCCCGAAACGGCTTGGAACGACCGGCCGAGGCCGATTGGATCGGAGCGCGCGAGCCGCCGATCTTCCCGCGCCGTTGCGCGCGTTTCTTGCATCCGCGCCAGGTTTTCGGCGCCCGAGGCTGCCGGAACGACGGAACGCAACGCGAACGACGACGAACCATGGATGCCAGCCGCGACCGCAGCCCCGGACGGGAGATGACGCACGACGCGCCGGAATCGCCGCGCACGACGACGTTCAACATCCTCTTCGTCTGCACCGGAAACACCTGCCGCTCGCCCATGGCCGAGGCGATCGCGCGCGAGGCCGTGCGCGGGCGCGGCTGGAAGAACGTGGAGGTCGCGTCCGCCGGCCTCAGCGCGCACGCCGGCGACCCCGCGAGCCCGGAGGCGGTGACGGTCGCCCGCCGGCACGGGGTGGACGTGGCCGCGCACACGTCCCGCCGCCTCACGCCGGAGTTGGTGGACTGGGCCGACGTGGTGCTGGCGATGGGCCAGTCGCACCTGGCCGCGCTGAACCGCATGGGCGGGCGCGACAAGTCGTCGCTGCTGGGCAGCTTCGCGGCGGGCGGCCCCGGCCGCGGCCCCGCCGTGCGCGACCCGTTCGGCGGCGGCGAGGCGGTGTACGAGGAGACCTTCCTGGAGCTGACGGAGCTGGTGGACGCATCCCTCGACCGGCTCGCCCCCATCCTGCACCCGTGACGCCAACCGCCCGCACGCGCGTGTTCGCCCTGCTGGGCGATCCCGTCGCACAGTCGCTCTCCCCCGCCTTCCAGAACGCCGCCCTGGCCGCCGCGCGGCTGGACGGCGTGTACGTGGCCCTGCGGTGCGCCCCGGCCGACGTGCCCGGCCTGGTGCGCTCGCTGGCGAACGCGGGCGGCGGAGGCAACGTCACCAAGCCGCACAAGCAGGCCGCGGCGGAGTCGGTAGACCGGCGCACGGCGGCGGTGGAGGCGACTGGCGCCTGCAACACCTTCTGGCTGGAGGAGGGCCGCGTGTGCGGCGACAACACCGACGTGGAGGGCGCCGCCGGGGCCGTGCGCGCGCTGCTGGGGCGGGAGCCCGCGGGCGCGCGCGTGCTGCTGCTGGGCGCGGGCGGCTCCGCCCGCGCCGTGGCGCATGCGCTGGTGAGCGAGCGCGTGGAGCGGCTCGTGGTACTGAACCGCACCCTCCGCCGGGCCGACGAGCTGGCGAGCCGCCTGGGCGTGAGCGAATGCGACGTGTGCACCGCCGCCCACGTGCACGATCTGGCGGACGACGACTTCGACTTGGTGGTCAACGCCACGTCGCTGGGGATGGACGAGGCCGACGCGCTGCCGCTTCCGCTGGACGGCGGTCCGCGGTTCGGCGCCGCGCTGGACCTGGTGTACTCGCGCCGGAGCACGCCGTGGGTGCGCATTCTCCGCTCGCACGGCGTGCCCGCGGCGGACGGACGGGAGATGCTGCTGCGGCAGGGCGCCGCCGCCTTCCGCCGCTGGTGGGGCGTGGAGCCGCCGCTCGGTGCGATGCGCGCCGCGCTGGAGGACGCGTGAGCGCGCTCCACCTGGCCCGCCAGGTCCTCGTCGGTGCTCTCGACCTCGTCTTCGCCCCCGTCTGCGTGGGCTGCGGCCAGGCCGTGTCCACGGCGGAGACGGAGCGGCTGGTGTGCCGCGTGTGCTGGGCGCGCTGCCGGCCCGTGCCCGCCCCCCGGTGCGGGCGCTGCTGGGGTCCCGTGCTGCCCGGCCGCACGCCCTCGCCCACATGCCGCGCGTGCGAAGAGTGGCCCAGCGCCGTCCGCGCCGTGCGCTCCGCCTACGTCATGGGCGACGGCGTGCGGTCCCTGGTCCACGCCGTGAAGTACCGCGGCTGGTCGGCCGCCGCGGCGCCGCTGGCCGCGAAGATGGCCGCGCTGCCGTTCCCCGACGACGTGGGCGACGAGGCGCGGCTGGTCGTTCCCGTGCCCAC
This window of the Longimicrobiaceae bacterium genome carries:
- a CDS encoding low molecular weight protein arginine phosphatase, whose translation is MDASRDRSPGREMTHDAPESPRTTTFNILFVCTGNTCRSPMAEAIAREAVRGRGWKNVEVASAGLSAHAGDPASPEAVTVARRHGVDVAAHTSRRLTPELVDWADVVLAMGQSHLAALNRMGGRDKSSLLGSFAAGGPGRGPAVRDPFGGGEAVYEETFLELTELVDASLDRLAPILHP
- the aroE gene encoding shikimate dehydrogenase gives rise to the protein MTPTARTRVFALLGDPVAQSLSPAFQNAALAAARLDGVYVALRCAPADVPGLVRSLANAGGGGNVTKPHKQAAAESVDRRTAAVEATGACNTFWLEEGRVCGDNTDVEGAAGAVRALLGREPAGARVLLLGAGGSARAVAHALVSERVERLVVLNRTLRRADELASRLGVSECDVCTAAHVHDLADDDFDLVVNATSLGMDEADALPLPLDGGPRFGAALDLVYSRRSTPWVRILRSHGVPAADGREMLLRQGAAAFRRWWGVEPPLGAMRAALEDA
- a CDS encoding ComF family protein, with translation MSALHLARQVLVGALDLVFAPVCVGCGQAVSTAETERLVCRVCWARCRPVPAPRCGRCWGPVLPGRTPSPTCRACEEWPSAVRAVRSAYVMGDGVRSLVHAVKYRGWSAAAAPLAAKMAALPFPDDVGDEARLVVPVPTSAARVRERGYNQAALLAEGFARLTGRTSDPELLARTRASATQTTLHPSERRANVAGAFAVPAGRAGELRGEHVVLVDDVWTTGATALECADALLGAGARVVSVATFARVFPELHR